The following are encoded in a window of Sminthopsis crassicaudata isolate SCR6 chromosome 3, ASM4859323v1, whole genome shotgun sequence genomic DNA:
- the GLS gene encoding glutaminase kidney isoform, mitochondrial isoform X8: MEYFDNCNSSMKLQGVNNAEKFDYVMQFLNKMAGNEYVGFSNATFQSERESGDRNFAIGYYLKEKKCFPEGTDMVGILDFYFQLCSIEVTCESASVMASTLANGGFCPITGERVLSPEAVRNTLSLMHSCGMYDFSGQFAFHVGLPAKSGVAGGILLVVPNVMGMMCWSPPLDKMGNSVKGIHFCHDLVSLCNFHNYDNLRHFAKKLDPRREGGDQRVKSVINLLFAAYTGDVSALRRFALSAMDMEQRDYDSRTALHVAAAEGHVEVVKFLLEACKVNPFPKDRWNNTPMDEALHFGHHDVFKILQEYQVQYTPPGDSNDGKENQTVHKNLDGLL; the protein is encoded by the exons gtgatgCAGTTTTTGAATAAGATGGCTGGTAATGAATATGTTGGATTCAGTAATGCCAC GTTTCAATCTGAACGGGAAAGTGGAGATCGGAATTTTGCAATAGGATATtacttaaaggagaaaaag tgtTTTCCAGAAGGCACAGACATGGTTGGGATATTAGACTTCTACTTCCAG TTGTGTTCCATTGAAGTGACTTGTGAATCAGCTAGTGTGATGGCTTCTACATTAGCTAATGGTGGTTTCTGTCCAATCACTGGTGAAAGAGTACTGAGCCCAGAAGCAGTTCGAAATACACTAAGTCTGATGCATTCTTGTGGCATGTATGACTTCTCAGGGCAATTTGCTTTCCAT GTTGGTCTCCCTGCAAAATCTGGAGTTGCTGGGGGCATTCTTTTAGTTGTTCCTAATGTTATGGGAATGATGTGCTGGTCTCCTCCATTAGATAAGATGGGCAACAGTGTTAAGGGAATCCACTTCTGTCAT GATCTTGTTTCTTTGTGCAATTTCCATAACTATGATAATTTGAGACACTTTGCAAAAAAACTTGATCCTCGAAGAGAAGGTGGTGATCAGAGG GTGAAATCAGTGATAAACCTCTTGTTTGCTGCATATACAGGAGATGTGTCAGCCCTTAGAAG ATTTGCTTTGTCAGCTATGGATATGGAACAACGGGATTATGATTCTCGAACTGCATTACATGTTGCAGCTGCAGAAG GTCATGTGGAAGTAGTTAAATTTTTGTTGGAAGCCTGCAAAGTGAATCCTTTCCCCAAGGACAG GTGGAATAACACTCCTATGGATGAAGCTCTACACTTTGGACACCATGATGTGTTTAAAATCCTTCAGGAATACCAAGTCCAGTATACACCTCCAGGAGATTCCAACGATGGTAAAGAAAATCAGACAGTTCATAAGAATCTAGATGGATTGTTGTAA